The Thermomicrobiales bacterium sequence GAGACCGGAGCAGTCGCCATTGTTGCCGGGCTGCCCACCGGTATGTCCGGCCGGGAGGGCGCGCAGGCTGCCGAAACGCGCCGCTTTGCCGATGCGGTCGCGGACGAGCTCGGATTGCCGCTCGCCTATTGGGACGAACGGCTCACCTCGTCGCAAGCGGAACGCATGTTGATCGAGGCCGGAGTGAGCCGAAAGGACCGGCGTGGACAGATCGACGCGTTGGCCGCCAGCCTGATGCTGCAGACCTTTCTCGACGCGCGAATGCACCGCAAGAATCGGGCCGCAGCGTCACAACAACGTTTCACGCCATGACCTCAGGTATACTCGCCGCCGTTACGCACATGCAGCAGTAGCGGGCTTGCGAACCGGAAAGGATGAACCCGATGAACAAGCTCATCATTACGATCGTACAGAACGACGATGCCGATGCCGTGGTCGACGCGCTGTTGGAGTCCGATTTTCGGGCCACGCGTCTCGCAAGCACCGGCGGATTCCTGCGTCGTGGCAATACCACGTTGATGATCGGCGCGCAGACCGATCAGGTGGACACGGTGCTCGACCTCATTCGCAAGAACGCGCGCACCGGCATTGCCCGCGAGGACGAGGCTCCCGGGCTCACACCGCCCGCCGCTGCGACTGTTTTCGTCCTCGACCTCGAGGAATACGAACGCTACTAGGTTCGAATGCAGTCCTGAATCCTCAGCCCTGAGCATCGCGGCGCGCGCCGCTCGATTTCGTCTCAGGACTACAGGGACAGGACTTGGCACCCGTCGTCGGTGGGCGTCCAAATGGTCGGTCCCCGGATTTCGTATCAATTGGCGGGCATGCGGTTCACCATTGGCGCGATCGACATCGTGCTGGCGGTGCTCATTTTCTTTGGCGTGCTGCGAGAACGGATCGAACCGTCGTCGAACCCGGCGTTGATCGCAGGCGCCGGAGTCGCGTTGGTGGTCCTCGTCTTTGGGGTTAGTGTGCTGAGCGAGCGGTTGCGCTTGCGGCTGTCTCGTGTCGGGCCTCCGGCGCTGCCGATGGTCATCTCCGTTCCCACCGCGTGCGGTCCCACTGTTGTCGAGGCCAAGTCGAGCGTACGCGCGGCCCGCGCCGGGCTCATGGGCATGGGGATCGATCTGGCCATCGGCTTGATCGCGGTGGCTGTCTATCTGTTGGTCGAAGCAAGCGATCGCCGCATCAGCGATCTGGCAGCGGTTGCCGCCATCGCAATTGGGGGGAGCGCGGGTTTGCGCTTCCTGGCGGCGCCGTCGCTCAATGGCGGCCGGGTGATGCGCTGGATGCTGGGGTTCACGCTCGACGATGACGAGGATGCCCTGCGTGGCACGCGCTTCTTTGGCTATGTCGTTGCCGTGATGCTCTTCATCACCGGGATCGTCTTGCTCACTGCGGAGGGCGAGGCCGGGTTCTGGGGAGTGGCGATTGCGGCCATTGGAATCGATCTCGGGGTGCTTTCAGCGCTGGCGACACGGCAGACATTTTGGTTGCAGACCGCCGGAGAACGGTCCGTCGGGCAGTTGCTCGAGGCCCCACACGCGGTTGTCTCCGCATCCAGCCCACTCGACGAGATGGTGGCGGTGCTCGCGGTCGATGGACCGAGCGCTGTCGCTATCGT is a genomic window containing:
- the ruvX gene encoding Holliday junction resolvase RuvX, which codes for MNDLPTSGRVLGLDVGEKRIGVAVSDDGQILSTPFGMVEQGKRSIAEIDRIVRETGAVAIVAGLPTGMSGREGAQAAETRRFADAVADELGLPLAYWDERLTSSQAERMLIEAGVSRKDRRGQIDALAASLMLQTFLDARMHRKNRAAASQQRFTP
- a CDS encoding cyclic-di-AMP receptor; this encodes MNKLIITIVQNDDADAVVDALLESDFRATRLASTGGFLRRGNTTLMIGAQTDQVDTVLDLIRKNARTGIAREDEAPGLTPPAAATVFVLDLEEYERY